A stretch of DNA from Candidatus Goldiibacteriota bacterium:
CAGTTTGCGATTGTTTTTGAAGGTAGACTTAACTTGGATCAAGAGTAGCTATGAATGGCTGTTTACACAAAAGAACTGACATACTCGTATTTGTTGATAAATAGAGCGGTTTTGCTTGATGGTCTGCAGGTGAACAATAAAATTTTTTGACGGGCGTATTCTGTATTCCATATCCTGGCTCCTTGGTCGATATATGAGAGTTTTATCCTATTTTTGTACAAAAATAAATGCGAAAAACTCGCAACAGCCATTATAATTAATAATATTTTTATAACGTTTTACAATACAAAACCTTGTTCAAAATACGAAACTTTTTATACATTTAATTGTCTAAAAATATGGTAAATTATATACATTAGGCTGCTAATCTAAACAGGCAGGTTTACAGCAATGAAAAAAGCCTTAATTACACTTGCGGCATTTATTGCCGTATCATCGTTTACTAACCTTTTTGCGGCGCATGATTACAGGGAAGCGCTGTATTTATCAACTTATTATTACGGCGCCCAGCGCTGCGGTGACACTAAATCGTGGATACACGGCGCATGCCATGTAAAAGACGGGCAGACAGTCAGCAGGGATCTTACAGGCGGATGGCATGACTGCGGTGACCATGTATTATTCGGACAGACAGCGCCTTATGCGTGTTCTGTACTTCTTCACTCTTACGTTGAATTTCAGGCGTCTCACGAAGACAGATATACGCAGGCTTATTCGGCGCCTCCGGCAAACGGAATTCCGGATATCCTTGATGAAGCTAAAGTTATGACAGACTGGCTTATAAAGGCGCACACAGGCAGCGGTTTTTATTACCAAAAAGGAAACGGCGATTACGACCACAAGCATATGTCAGAGCCGGTTTATTACGGCAATACTTATAATGTAACAGAAGGCGGAGAAAAAGACGGCGGCAGGCCGGTAAGTTTTGCAAGTTCAGGCGCAAGCAACATTGCCGGAAACGCTGCAGCTTCGCTTGCTTTAATGGCTATTGCATACGCGCCGTATGATTCCGCTTATGCCGATACCTGTTATACAAAAGCTAAAGCATATCTTGCCACAGGAGAGACAAGCCCTAACGCTGTGGGCGGCGGCGGTTATTATCCCGCGGGCAACTGGGGTGACGATATGGCGTGGGGAGCGATTGCCATAAGAAAAGCCGCGGTTGCAAGGGGAAATTCAGCGGATGCTTCAACGTATCTTACAAAGGCTCAGGGTTTTACAGGGAACAGCTATACAATGCCCACAAACTGGATATTCTGCTATGACCACACGGAACCTATTGCCGCTTATGAGCTGTATAAAGCCGGCGATACATCACAGCTGGCCAAGTTAAAAACAGAAGTGGATTCTTACAAGGCATCAATGGTTACATGCGGTACAGGTTCATACGCGTTTAAAACCGAATGGGGTTCATTAAGATATGCTGCTAATATGGCTTATATAGCAGCGCTGTACAGCCGGATTTCAACCGGGACGGAACAAAGCGGAGCGATAACATTTCTGAAAAATAACATTGATTTTATTTTAGGCACACACGGTGATATAACGGGTTCTCCCGGTGCTCAGGCAGGAAGGTCGTTTTTAATAGGTTACACAAATCCGGATAATGCTTCGGCAGGCAGCGTGGAACATCCTCATCACCGCGCCGCTTTTGGAAGGACGACAGATGCTGATACCAAATGGCCGCAGGAAAATTCAAGCCCGGGAAGTGTTCCTTATTTATATCAGCTTAAAGGCGCACTTGTGGGCGGACCGCGTGCTTCGTGCAGTAATTATAATGATAAAATAGATGATTACGTTGCAAATGAAGTGGGTGTTGATTACAACGCGGGTTTTGTGGGTTCTGTTGCCGCTTATATTTACATGAGCAATCCGCCCACCCCTACATACACTTACACTCCGTCAAGAACAAATACTCCTGACCCGGCGTGGACAAAGACTTTTACATACACGGCCACTCCAACAGCAACAATAACCCCGATACCGCCGCTTACAAGCAAACTTAACCTTGAAGTAAAAACAAACGGAAGTGTGGCTTCGTGTACCGATAATTCTTTTGGTTTTGATTATAAGATTACAAACTGGGAAACTACGGCGGTTAGCGCTTCAAATATTACAGTTGTTATCTGGCTTGGGACAACAGGAACTATTGCAGGCGCAATAGATTCCGCGGCAAAATATAATGCCGACGGTTCGGGTTACACTTCAATAAGCCCCACGCTTGCGTCTTCTGCGGGTGAAACCTGCACGGGCGGAACAAAAAAAGTGGTTATATCTTTCCCGGCCACGGATATTCCTGCCAATGGCGGATATATTATTGTACAGGGCAGGCTTAACAGGGACGGTTATCAGACGCCTTTTGATGCTGAATGCGATGACTACGCGAAGATAGAAAAGACATGGACCACTTATCAGAATAACAGCGGGCACGTGCTCTATCAGGGAACAAATCTGGTATGTGAATATGTAAGCAATACAACGCGGGATACGGCAACCGGCAGGCATGTCTGCACGGGCGCGACGGGCTGCCCGGACGCCACCACTTCAACACCCACAAATACAAGAACTTATACATCTACGCCTACGGCAACAAACACCCATACATCCACTTACACATACACCAATACAAGAACCAATACGCCCACTGCTTCCAACACAAACACACATACGGCTACCAACACTCCCATACCGCCTACGGCCACATATACTTATACGGCTTCAAATACACGCACAAATACTTACACGGCAACCAATACGCCCATACCGCTGACGGCCACGTTTACTTATACGGCGTCAAATACACGCACAAATACTTACACTGCTACCAACACACCGATACCGCCTACAGCCACGTATACTTATACGGCTTCAAATACGCGGACAAACACTTACACCGCGACAAATACGCCTATACCGAATACAGCCACCTTTACAAATACTGCAACGCGTACTTTTACGGATACAAACACTTTAACAAACACGCCTACTGATACGTTTACAAACACTCACACTTCAACAAATACGCCTACGGATACTTCCACCTATACTCACACAATAACAAACACTTTTACCAATACATATACAAATACATTTACAGCCACCAATACTTTTACGTCCACCTTTACCCGTACTTATACTGTGACAAACACGTTTACCAATACCTCTACAGACACACACACGCATACGGCAACTGCCACGCCAATACCCGGCGGGCCGGATCTTGTAATTCTGTCAGCTTCACTTACCGTGCAGAATCCTGTGCCGTGTATTATCGGCGCGGGAATGCAGGCGCAGGGAGTACTTGTGTTTTACAGAAATCAGGGCAGTGACCCGGCAGCCGCTTTTGTAATTGATGTTGACGGGAATACTGTGGCGGTATCAGACCTTCCGCCCGGGGGAAGCGGTTCGTTCTGGATGCAGTATGTGCCTTCGGGCGCTGTTAATATTACGGCGGATATAAATAACGTTATTGCGGAACTTGATGAAACAAATAATGTATTCAGCGAAGTTCTTGTAACGCCTACAACAATACCGCAGTGCACAAATACATTTACCAATACCGCAACTGACACAAATACACCCACTGCGACAGATACCGCTACAAACACACAGACTTACACAAACACGCCGACTGAAACATATACAAATACGCCGTCTTACACGGCTACGGATACGGATACGGCAACGCTGACATACACTGCCACTTATTCATATACGGCAACTAATACCGCTGAAAACACGGCAACGGAAACAAACACTCCTGTTGATACTCCGACTGAAACGTACACGATGGTTAGCACAGCCACGCACACAAATACTGAAGTTAATACTCCTACTTACACTTATACCGCGGTTAATACCGCTACAAACACAAATACAGCTGTATTCACTGCAACACATACCAATACTTCAACTGTGCCTGCGCTTACCAATACAAACACAGCCACATTCACGCATACGCACACAAATACATTCACAAATACTCATACGCCAACAGTTCCAACTTCAACTTTCACAAACACGCATACGGCCACAAATACGCACACTGCAACTGTTCCGACATCAACAAATACATATACATCCACGCAGACGTTTACTGATACACCAACTGTAACTTATACTTACACCCCGGTGTGGACGCCGTCGCCAACGCCTGACGGAAAAATTTCAATACCTGAAAAACCGCTTATATATCCCAATCCTGTAAGCGGGGATGGTACGGTAAAAATAAGGTTCTTAATAACAAAACAGGCAAAGGTAATAAAAATTAAAATATACACTGTTTCCGCAAGGCTTGTAAAATACTCGGAAATATATACATCTGACAGGAATTTAATGCAGGGCTATAATGTAATTGAACTGCCGGAAAGTATGTTAAGGCAGCTGGCAAGGGGAACGTATTATTACTCCATAACCGCGGAAGACGCGGAAGGCAATAAAGCAAGGGCAAAGACAGATAAGATTATTATTATGAAATAATTTAGAT
This window harbors:
- a CDS encoding glycoside hydrolase family 9 protein, whose protein sequence is MKKALITLAAFIAVSSFTNLFAAHDYREALYLSTYYYGAQRCGDTKSWIHGACHVKDGQTVSRDLTGGWHDCGDHVLFGQTAPYACSVLLHSYVEFQASHEDRYTQAYSAPPANGIPDILDEAKVMTDWLIKAHTGSGFYYQKGNGDYDHKHMSEPVYYGNTYNVTEGGEKDGGRPVSFASSGASNIAGNAAASLALMAIAYAPYDSAYADTCYTKAKAYLATGETSPNAVGGGGYYPAGNWGDDMAWGAIAIRKAAVARGNSADASTYLTKAQGFTGNSYTMPTNWIFCYDHTEPIAAYELYKAGDTSQLAKLKTEVDSYKASMVTCGTGSYAFKTEWGSLRYAANMAYIAALYSRISTGTEQSGAITFLKNNIDFILGTHGDITGSPGAQAGRSFLIGYTNPDNASAGSVEHPHHRAAFGRTTDADTKWPQENSSPGSVPYLYQLKGALVGGPRASCSNYNDKIDDYVANEVGVDYNAGFVGSVAAYIYMSNPPTPTYTYTPSRTNTPDPAWTKTFTYTATPTATITPIPPLTSKLNLEVKTNGSVASCTDNSFGFDYKITNWETTAVSASNITVVIWLGTTGTIAGAIDSAAKYNADGSGYTSISPTLASSAGETCTGGTKKVVISFPATDIPANGGYIIVQGRLNRDGYQTPFDAECDDYAKIEKTWTTYQNNSGHVLYQGTNLVCEYVSNTTRDTATGRHVCTGATGCPDATTSTPTNTRTYTSTPTATNTHTSTYTYTNTRTNTPTASNTNTHTATNTPIPPTATYTYTASNTRTNTYTATNTPIPLTATFTYTASNTRTNTYTATNTPIPPTATYTYTASNTRTNTYTATNTPIPNTATFTNTATRTFTDTNTLTNTPTDTFTNTHTSTNTPTDTSTYTHTITNTFTNTYTNTFTATNTFTSTFTRTYTVTNTFTNTSTDTHTHTATATPIPGGPDLVILSASLTVQNPVPCIIGAGMQAQGVLVFYRNQGSDPAAAFVIDVDGNTVAVSDLPPGGSGSFWMQYVPSGAVNITADINNVIAELDETNNVFSEVLVTPTTIPQCTNTFTNTATDTNTPTATDTATNTQTYTNTPTETYTNTPSYTATDTDTATLTYTATYSYTATNTAENTATETNTPVDTPTETYTMVSTATHTNTEVNTPTYTYTAVNTATNTNTAVFTATHTNTSTVPALTNTNTATFTHTHTNTFTNTHTPTVPTSTFTNTHTATNTHTATVPTSTNTYTSTQTFTDTPTVTYTYTPVWTPSPTPDGKISIPEKPLIYPNPVSGDGTVKIRFLITKQAKVIKIKIYTVSARLVKYSEIYTSDRNLMQGYNVIELPESMLRQLARGTYYYSITAEDAEGNKARAKTDKIIIMK